One genomic window of Syngnathoides biaculeatus isolate LvHL_M chromosome 13, ASM1980259v1, whole genome shotgun sequence includes the following:
- the kcnmb3 gene encoding calcium-activated potassium channel subunit beta-3, with product MFLNTASPQRSFSIPININLQGARRRQRRELLHRVTAQEKDGSAPAEDHGEPRVRSQKPVTSIGEERAILLGFSMMAFSALMFFVVGITMVKPHVNSKWEEEDICVLLHTEILAEWVDCRGVSSMPCLAVIVNLTGSNQKAFLHYDEESVLLTPKCFYIPKCKMDQTELEGEALKVKSNLDSQVGSASSCLTDLARHPGDVILSRKYTLTKTLHALLWPSLMLAGGVLLVGLVKMTQCLAHLSVEICSRKAGGRMTSRYGQGKFYKLLQRSAVSSPI from the exons AGAGCTCCTCCACAGGGTGACGGCCCAAGAGAAAGATGGCAGCGCGCCTGCGGAAGACCACGGGGAGCCGCGAGTGCGTAGCCAGAAGCCAGTGACGAGCATCGGGGAAGAGCGAGCCATCCTGTTGGGCTTCAGCATGATGGCCTTCTCCGCGCTCATGTTCTTCGTGGTTGGAATCACAATGGTCAAACCGCATGTTAATAG TAagtgggaggaggaggacattTGTGTGCTGCTGCACACTGAAATCTTGGCCGAGTGGGTTGACTGCAGAGGTGTGAGCAGCATGCCGTGCTTGGCGGTCATCGTTAACCTCACGGGCTCCAATCAAAAAGCTTTTCTGCACTATGACGAGGAGTCAGTGTTACTGACGCCCAAG TGTTTTTACATCCCCAAATGTAAAATGGATCAAACAGAACTTGAAGGTGAAGCCCTGAAGGTGAAAAGTAACTTGGACTCTCAGGTGGGAAGCGCCTCCTCATGCCTCACAGACCTTGCCAGGCACCCCGGGGATGTCATCTTGAGCAGAAAGTACACACTGACGAAGACCCTGCATGCTCTGCTGTGGCCGAGCCTGATGCTGGCCGGCGGAGTCCTTCTGGTGGGCCTGGTGAAAATGACGCAGTGTCTTGCTCATCTGTCGGTTGAGATATGCAGCAGGAAGGCGGGGGGGCGGATGACTTCTAGATACGGTCAGGGCAAATTCTACAAACTCCTCCAGAGGTCGGCTGTGTCCTCGCCTATCTGA